One window of Biomphalaria glabrata chromosome 6, xgBioGlab47.1, whole genome shotgun sequence genomic DNA carries:
- the LOC106077753 gene encoding proteasome assembly chaperone 1-like translates to MATYFGEVLPVSSRAVDLDDDEDENDDELPQTLPSPVLQWSVHVQEELNHSKDKKLSCSKFLLAYGIEANAFADIYLIKQSSFEQIGSIFTSSEAVDEAAGAKDSRRNKTCSIFRDSNDSSALLCMCKRDVLPEESYTWTKLILDNIDLSHAVITVLTSCSTGNYSSEIPQSQLQTPFLRCLKTTEYTAPAVCPALEQPNMLTGFPAMLMTFFQVQKYKAIIFVCYKENRFIEVANVKSFLKAALPFTIRTNQNTETMLVDLTEKHAIHDMIYM, encoded by the exons ATGGCGACTTACTTTGGAGAAGTATTGCCAGTCAGCTCACGCGCTGTAGATTTGGATGACGATGAAGATGAAAATGACGACGAATTACCACAGACTTTAcc TTCGCCTGTTCTTCAATGGTCAGTTCATGTTCAAGAAGAATTGAATCAttcaaaagacaaaaaattaTCTTGTTCTAAATTTCTCTTGGCATATGGAATAGAAGCCAATG catttgcAGATATATACTTAATAAAACAGTCGAGTTTTGAACAAATTGGCAGCATATTTACAAGTTCTGAGGCAGTGGATGAAGCGGCGGGTGCCAAGGATTCCAGACGAAACAAAACTTGTTCTATTTTCAGAGATTCGAATGATTCATCTGCTCTGCTTTGCATGTGTAAGAGAGATGTTTTACCAGAGGAAAGCTACACCTGGACAAAACTG ATTCTTGATAACATCGACCTATCCCATGCTGTCATCACTGTCCTGACATCCTGCAGTACTGGAAACTACAGCAGTGAAATTCCCCAGTCTCAGCTGCAGACGCCTTTCCTTCGATGCCTCAAGACCACAGAGTACACAGCACCAGCAGTTTGTCCAGCCTTAGAACAACCAAATATGTTGACAGGTTTCCCAGCCATGC tgATGACATTTTTCCAAGTTCAGAAATATAAAGCTATAATATTTGTTTGCTACAAGGAGAACAGATTTATAGAAGTTGCAAATGTGAAATCATTTCTGAAAGCAGCATTGCCCTTCACAATAAGA aCTAACCAGAATACAGAGACAATGCTTGTTGATTTAACAGAGAAACATGCTATTCATGATATgatttatatgtaa